The following proteins are encoded in a genomic region of Bacillus sp. FJAT-22090:
- a CDS encoding ABC transporter ATP-binding protein has translation MEREIVLEVKNLKTHFISNKGISKAVDGIDFTLRKGETLGIVGESGCGKSMTSLSILRLIPSPPGKIVDGQVLLKGQDLVKMSDEEIRKIRGNRISMIFQEPMTSLNPVIPVGEQIAEALRLHQGLTKKQAWDKSVEMIGLVGIPSPEKRAKHEPFQLSGGMRQRIMIAMALACTPEVLIADEPTTALDVTIQAQILEIMKDLQKKIGMGIIFITHDLGVVAEMCDQVGVMYAGQIVEQQVAKDLFINPLHPYTQGLIGSLPKLYEDQEELQIIEGTVPSPYDYPVGCRFAERCPFAQDICVQKQPNLTQVDELSKVRCWKYSEEWQESFTKEVVAP, from the coding sequence ATGGAAAGAGAAATTGTATTAGAAGTAAAGAATTTAAAAACACATTTTATTTCTAATAAAGGCATTTCAAAAGCCGTGGATGGCATAGATTTTACTTTGAGAAAGGGTGAAACACTGGGGATTGTTGGAGAATCAGGTTGCGGAAAATCCATGACTTCTTTATCGATCCTTCGGTTAATCCCTTCGCCGCCTGGGAAAATAGTGGATGGTCAAGTTTTATTGAAGGGACAGGACTTAGTAAAAATGTCCGATGAGGAAATACGGAAAATTAGAGGGAATCGTATTTCGATGATTTTTCAAGAACCTATGACTAGCTTAAACCCTGTTATCCCCGTAGGGGAGCAAATTGCTGAAGCATTAAGGTTGCATCAGGGATTAACTAAAAAACAAGCGTGGGATAAATCAGTTGAAATGATTGGTCTCGTTGGTATTCCTTCTCCTGAAAAAAGAGCAAAGCACGAACCATTTCAGCTTAGTGGTGGTATGAGACAAAGAATAATGATTGCTATGGCATTAGCCTGTACTCCAGAAGTTCTGATTGCCGATGAGCCAACTACTGCGTTAGATGTTACTATTCAAGCGCAAATTTTAGAAATTATGAAAGATTTACAAAAGAAAATTGGAATGGGCATTATCTTTATCACACATGATTTGGGTGTAGTAGCTGAAATGTGTGATCAAGTTGGGGTCATGTATGCAGGACAAATTGTAGAACAACAAGTTGCGAAAGATTTATTTATAAATCCTTTACATCCTTATACACAAGGGCTGATTGGCTCTCTTCCTAAACTATATGAAGATCAAGAAGAGCTACAAATTATTGAAGGTACTGTTCCGAGTCCTTATGACTATCCAGTTGGTTGTAGATTTGCAGAAAGATGTCCATTTGCACAAGATATTTGTGTTCAAAAGCAACCGAATTTAACCCAAGTGGATGAATTAAGTAAAGTTAGGTGTTGGAAGTATTCAGAAGAATGGCAAGAGAGTTTTACAAAAGAGGTGGTTGCGCCATGA
- a CDS encoding ABC transporter permease, with product MTINSTEVDVGALIIARKKVRREKWKSFFWTIGQNKAAMVGGVIIFLYISLTFLAPILAPYDPYEINLQDKLQSPSLSHWMGTDDKGRDILSRILYGSRLSLGVGFSSVFFGAFFGIILGLIAGYYGKWLDTIISRCLDVMLAFPGILLALAIISALGPSLINVTIAVGVFSIPLFARIVRGSTMEVKKLEYIDAIRTLGANDLIIIFRHILPNILSPIIVQGSLRLATAILSAAGLSFLGLGAQPPSPEWGAMLSSGRDFIFSAPYMAIFPGLMISVLVLGFNLFGDGLRDALDPRMKK from the coding sequence ATGACGATTAATAGTACAGAAGTAGATGTTGGAGCGTTAATCATTGCAAGAAAGAAAGTTCGGAGAGAAAAATGGAAGTCATTTTTTTGGACGATAGGTCAAAATAAGGCGGCAATGGTAGGAGGAGTAATCATTTTCCTATATATATCCCTCACTTTTTTAGCTCCAATTCTTGCACCTTATGATCCATATGAAATTAATCTACAAGACAAGTTGCAATCACCGTCTCTGTCTCATTGGATGGGAACCGATGATAAGGGAAGGGATATATTAAGTCGTATCTTATATGGCTCTAGGTTATCGTTAGGTGTTGGTTTTTCATCTGTGTTTTTTGGAGCATTTTTTGGGATAATTCTTGGTCTGATTGCTGGTTACTACGGTAAATGGTTAGACACTATTATAAGCCGTTGCTTAGACGTAATGCTTGCCTTTCCAGGGATTTTATTGGCACTTGCAATTATTAGTGCACTTGGACCAAGTCTTATAAATGTAACAATTGCTGTAGGGGTTTTTTCCATTCCTTTATTTGCAAGAATTGTTCGTGGATCAACGATGGAAGTAAAGAAACTAGAATATATAGATGCGATTCGTACGTTAGGAGCAAACGATTTAATCATCATTTTCCGGCACATTTTGCCTAATATTTTGTCACCAATTATTGTTCAAGGTTCTTTAAGGCTTGCTACTGCTATTTTGTCAGCAGCAGGGTTATCCTTTTTAGGTTTAGGTGCTCAGCCACCATCACCAGAATGGGGGGCAATGCTGTCTAGTGGTAGGGATTTTATTTTTAGTGCACCTTATATGGCCATCTTTCCGGGGCTTATGATATCTGTTTTAGTATTAGGCTTTAACTTATTTGGAGACGGATTGCGCGATGCTTTAGATCCTAGAATGAAAAAATAA
- a CDS encoding monooxygenase, with protein sequence MPYILQVDFKQNGPYGKEMYEAYADLAKSINEEKGFKWKIWTENEETKEVGGIYLFESEVDAENYLTMHSNRLESYGITEVNGKIFKANEALTTINGGPMK encoded by the coding sequence ATGCCATATATTTTACAAGTAGATTTTAAACAAAATGGTCCTTACGGAAAAGAAATGTATGAAGCATATGCAGATTTGGCAAAAAGTATAAATGAAGAAAAAGGGTTTAAATGGAAAATATGGACAGAGAACGAAGAGACGAAAGAAGTAGGTGGAATTTATCTTTTTGAATCAGAAGTAGATGCCGAAAACTACTTGACCATGCACTCCAATCGCTTAGAAAGTTATGGGATAACCGAAGTGAATGGAAAAATTTTTAAGGCGAATGAAGCATTAACAACGATTAACGGTGGACCAATGAAATAA
- a CDS encoding YecA family protein produces the protein MVGRNDPCPCGSGKKYKKCCESKETITIEEVQSEELERILQTFYEEYPERKDLPNYVELVKTWSEPLKKYLDQEMIEAIVLDEFFFHHQPEIWRDYLEKQQKKVVRPSTLEVLKMWEEPRVYIGEVEEVEEYYLTVRNIFTKEIIKLKRESEKPVPVGMHTYCFVLPDGTEENHFLAISSLIFFPTDHKSVFENLTKQYEDQQEVTPSDFLKENGPIFWSLLGENGYEGGEYTHFEAGVLQVAINFLKNNDREYEKLLEIVEDYLFEQQPNARKEVAIAAGAIRFGQENGLFEPLNLTVKEIAENFQVSTSSLNKYYHELNSYYESLKVSK, from the coding sequence ATGGTAGGACGTAATGATCCCTGTCCGTGTGGGAGCGGGAAGAAATATAAAAAATGTTGCGAGTCGAAAGAGACTATTACAATAGAAGAAGTTCAGTCAGAAGAGTTGGAACGAATATTACAGACGTTTTACGAGGAATATCCAGAAAGAAAAGACTTACCTAATTACGTAGAGCTTGTAAAAACATGGAGTGAGCCATTAAAAAAATATTTGGACCAAGAAATGATTGAAGCGATTGTACTAGATGAATTCTTTTTCCATCACCAACCAGAAATTTGGAGAGACTATTTAGAAAAGCAGCAAAAGAAAGTAGTGCGACCTTCGACATTAGAAGTGTTAAAGATGTGGGAAGAACCTCGAGTGTACATTGGTGAAGTAGAAGAGGTGGAAGAATATTATTTAACTGTAAGGAACATTTTTACAAAAGAAATCATTAAACTGAAACGAGAAAGTGAAAAACCAGTACCGGTAGGAATGCATACGTATTGCTTTGTATTGCCAGATGGAACGGAAGAAAACCATTTTTTAGCTATTTCCAGCTTAATCTTCTTTCCGACAGATCACAAAAGCGTATTTGAGAATCTAACGAAACAATACGAGGATCAGCAGGAGGTAACACCATCAGATTTTCTTAAAGAAAACGGCCCAATATTTTGGAGTTTACTTGGAGAAAATGGCTATGAAGGTGGGGAATATACACACTTTGAAGCAGGGGTACTACAAGTCGCTATTAATTTTTTGAAGAACAATGATAGAGAGTATGAAAAATTATTAGAAATAGTGGAAGACTATTTATTTGAACAGCAACCGAATGCTCGTAAAGAAGTAGCTATTGCGGCAGGTGCTATTCGATTTGGACAAGAAAATGGACTTTTTGAACCGTTAAATTTGACGGTGAAGGAAATCGCTGAGAATTTTCAAGTATCGACTTCATCTTTAAATAAGTACTATCATGAGTTAAACAGTTATTATGAATCTTTGAAAGTATCTAAATAA
- a CDS encoding ABC transporter ATP-binding protein: MNNTLKEKVPLLKISDLKQHFVLKREVMFQPKQVVKAVDGINFSLFPGETLSIVGESGCGKSTTGRSILRLDEPTEGDVVFKGKSLLRMSKKELRDIRGNIQVIFQDPYASLNPRRTIRQMLEEAMAIQKVLPPNKREVRMLELMKHVGLRPEYLERYPHEFSGGQRQRIGIARALAVNPEIIICDEAVSALDVSIQAQILNLLKKLQKEFDLTFLFISHDLSVVRHISDRVMVMYLGKVVEIADKYSLFNKPMHPYTKALLSAIPVIDETKRRERIILKGDVPSPINPPTGCRFHTRCPFATERCFQEEPILREIETNHSVACHFAEELFTR; encoded by the coding sequence ATGAATAATACCCTAAAAGAAAAAGTGCCATTATTAAAGATTTCTGATTTAAAGCAGCATTTTGTGTTGAAAAGAGAAGTTATGTTCCAACCTAAACAGGTAGTAAAGGCTGTTGATGGTATAAACTTTAGTCTATTTCCTGGAGAAACATTAAGTATCGTAGGAGAGTCGGGGTGCGGTAAATCGACAACTGGACGTTCTATTCTACGTCTTGATGAACCTACTGAAGGGGATGTAGTGTTTAAAGGCAAATCTCTTCTTAGAATGAGTAAAAAAGAGCTTCGAGATATAAGAGGTAACATACAAGTAATATTCCAAGACCCCTATGCTTCTTTAAATCCTAGAAGAACAATACGTCAAATGTTAGAGGAAGCAATGGCGATTCAAAAGGTACTCCCTCCTAATAAGCGAGAGGTGAGAATGTTAGAGTTGATGAAGCATGTTGGGCTACGCCCCGAATACTTAGAAAGGTATCCACATGAATTTTCTGGAGGTCAAAGACAGCGTATTGGTATAGCTAGAGCACTAGCTGTAAATCCAGAGATAATAATCTGTGATGAAGCTGTTTCAGCTTTAGATGTATCGATTCAAGCGCAAATATTAAACTTATTAAAGAAATTACAAAAAGAGTTCGATCTTACATTTTTATTTATTTCTCATGATTTAAGTGTGGTGCGACATATTTCGGATCGAGTAATGGTTATGTATTTAGGGAAAGTAGTAGAAATTGCAGATAAATATTCTTTATTTAATAAGCCTATGCATCCATATACGAAGGCCCTTTTATCAGCTATACCTGTAATCGACGAAACAAAAAGGAGAGAAAGAATCATTTTAAAGGGAGATGTTCCTTCTCCAATAAATCCTCCTACAGGTTGTAGATTCCATACGCGTTGTCCCTTTGCAACAGAGCGTTGTTTCCAGGAAGAACCTATTTTAAGGGAAATAGAGACAAATCATTCGGTCGCTTGTCATTTTGCTGAGGAATTATTTACAAGATAA
- a CDS encoding sensor histidine kinase translates to MMPLESFSLYVLICVLAPLVGAFTLSFVMIFERQIDNLQKEASKLALEKELQHANYDQLNQQIQPHFFFNTLNTMLSLARLDRKEELIKGLEVMAKFFKFKYITHASLIKVEDEIAYVNNYLEIQSLRFGERLEVSIHVEEQCEKALLPPFMIQTIVENAFKHGFEKNMGPARLKIIVYHSDGFLFLEVWNTYLIEPINEKKEYKPEESGYGVRNIQKRLDLLFPTQVHYLQMSYVGNETLVEVKFPLTK, encoded by the coding sequence ATGATGCCTTTAGAGTCTTTTTCCTTATACGTCTTGATATGTGTATTAGCTCCTCTAGTAGGAGCTTTTACTCTTTCGTTTGTAATGATTTTTGAAAGACAGATTGATAATCTCCAGAAAGAAGCATCTAAGCTTGCTCTAGAAAAAGAATTACAACATGCAAATTACGACCAGTTGAATCAACAAATACAGCCACACTTTTTTTTTAATACATTAAATACGATGTTGAGTTTAGCGCGCTTAGATCGAAAAGAAGAATTGATAAAAGGTTTAGAGGTTATGGCTAAATTCTTTAAGTTTAAATATATTACACATGCTTCTTTAATCAAAGTGGAGGATGAAATAGCATATGTAAATAATTACTTGGAAATTCAGAGCTTACGTTTTGGAGAAAGGCTAGAAGTTAGTATACATGTAGAAGAACAATGTGAAAAAGCACTTTTACCGCCATTCATGATTCAAACGATTGTTGAAAATGCTTTTAAACATGGTTTTGAGAAAAATATGGGTCCTGCAAGATTGAAAATAATTGTTTACCATTCGGATGGATTTTTGTTTTTGGAAGTTTGGAATACGTATTTAATTGAACCTATAAATGAAAAGAAAGAATATAAACCAGAAGAAAGTGGATATGGAGTACGGAATATCCAAAAAAGATTAGATTTGTTATTTCCGACACAGGTCCACTATTTACAAATGAGCTATGTCGGAAATGAAACACTCGTGGAAGTAAAGTTTCCATTAACTAAATAA
- a CDS encoding S8 family serine peptidase, which produces MRNGTIIALATTLALSTASFGAPAPVAAKQLEKQLTSIQVQKSTPKVPQRLLAPENPKEKVRIIVELEQAPAIETATNKGVLYKDLPKSQRKSVESAIENNQKNVKEKVKKVSTNIQFKEEFTAVFNGFSAEVEARDVAGIGLLEGVKAVYETTEYERPSIEPQMVHSKELVQAQLAWEKYSFKGEGMVVGVIDTGIDPSHRDMILSDNSSGDITSSEVSSLLAEGSIEPGQYFTSKVPFGYNYMDGNTEIRDLGPDASMHGMHVSGTVGANGDEENGGIKGVAPEAQLLALKVFGNDPLFPSTYGDIYVKAMDDAIKLGADVLNMSLGSTAGYVDNSSPEQQAVTRAQENGLLVAISAGNSDMFGSGTWYPYADNQDYGLTGSPSVSEDSFGVASFENDSITASSFKYSLDGTESGRSLFLLANDQDPSELPQDSYEVVFAGFGTPQDFTGKDLKGKFALVSRGSISFVEKGLNAQAAGAAGVIVYNNAAGTINMASDPAIKIPYMSTLQADGLAMKAGLDAGKVVTVAFDGKYLDTPNPEKGKMSSFTSWGPTPNLDFKPEITAPGGNIFSTLNDNEYGLMSGTSMAAPHVAGGTALVLERVNEEFGLTGAARVQFAKNLMMNTAKPVELKAGEYVSPRRQGAGIMQLANALETDVMVTNASTGEAKVALKEINGGQFNFALKAKNFSNEQKTYDVKVQLQVDRPVNAGANFVTIPNNAAYGSYVLDETDATISVPATVTIPANGESTINVAVDASGSEWLREYFTNGYFIDGFVKLVDPNEETSGNVPLTVPFFGFNGSWDDAPIFDQFAWEDLTYWGFQALADEQGNFINGSSLSDDFDPTKFAFSPNGDGTLDKAIPVYSLLRNAKNFEVNILDANGKKLRTIRTERYLTKHYIDSATRAPYTYNSAYGWDGLINGKPAADGQYKIQLRGVIDFEGAQWQSIEYPIIVDTKAPSADVTFDPSTKTLAIANASDDGVGIDRVEVYVNDQEVTEAATLESYVVEQAQPGDKLSVKVWDIAGNVTTEEASIGNATETKEPVIFIQSPEALGTYNTSNILVEGTVEDDSAIKSLKINGVAAKSFDGKAFSHTLTFNSGVHDVNVEAIDEFDNKMAITRKIIVDTEKPTVQAVKKSLPKNVKAEDPNPTIQVQVGDNFDEVRLYLNGSEVFYNPLSEPYAMKGYNHTVDVELPLEPGNNNFELKVVDLAGNESVQNISVTKQEVKETKPPKGKDKN; this is translated from the coding sequence ATGAGAAATGGGACAATCATTGCACTTGCTACTACTTTGGCACTTAGCACTGCATCATTTGGCGCACCAGCTCCAGTAGCAGCTAAACAGCTAGAAAAACAGCTCACATCTATTCAAGTACAAAAATCAACGCCTAAAGTACCACAACGACTTTTGGCTCCTGAAAATCCTAAGGAAAAGGTTCGGATTATTGTCGAACTGGAACAAGCACCTGCTATAGAAACTGCAACGAACAAAGGGGTGCTTTACAAGGACCTACCAAAATCCCAACGCAAATCTGTAGAATCGGCAATTGAAAACAATCAAAAGAATGTTAAAGAAAAAGTAAAAAAGGTTTCTACTAATATACAATTTAAAGAAGAGTTTACTGCTGTGTTCAATGGTTTCTCTGCTGAAGTAGAAGCAAGAGATGTTGCAGGTATCGGTTTATTGGAAGGGGTCAAAGCTGTCTATGAAACGACAGAATACGAACGACCAAGCATCGAGCCACAAATGGTTCATTCAAAAGAATTAGTACAAGCTCAATTAGCATGGGAAAAATACTCCTTCAAAGGGGAAGGTATGGTTGTTGGAGTTATCGATACTGGTATCGACCCAAGTCACAGGGATATGATTTTATCCGACAATTCCTCAGGGGACATTACTTCCTCGGAAGTTAGTTCACTTTTAGCAGAAGGTTCTATTGAACCAGGACAATATTTCACATCTAAAGTTCCTTTTGGTTATAACTATATGGATGGAAATACAGAGATTCGTGACCTTGGCCCAGATGCTTCCATGCATGGTATGCACGTTTCTGGTACTGTAGGAGCAAACGGCGATGAAGAAAACGGTGGAATTAAAGGAGTTGCTCCCGAAGCACAATTACTTGCTTTGAAAGTTTTTGGAAATGACCCATTATTCCCTTCTACATATGGGGATATATATGTAAAAGCAATGGATGATGCGATTAAGTTAGGAGCGGACGTATTAAATATGTCTCTAGGTTCTACAGCTGGCTATGTAGATAATAGCAGTCCAGAACAACAAGCAGTGACACGAGCACAAGAAAATGGATTGTTAGTAGCAATCTCTGCTGGTAACTCCGATATGTTCGGATCAGGTACTTGGTATCCATATGCAGATAACCAAGACTATGGATTAACTGGCTCCCCTTCTGTTTCGGAAGATTCTTTTGGAGTTGCTTCCTTTGAGAACGATTCCATTACAGCATCGAGCTTTAAATATTCATTGGATGGTACCGAATCTGGTCGTTCCTTATTTTTATTAGCTAACGACCAAGATCCTAGCGAACTTCCACAAGATTCCTATGAAGTTGTATTTGCTGGATTTGGGACACCTCAAGATTTCACTGGCAAAGATTTAAAAGGTAAATTTGCTTTAGTCTCTCGTGGAAGCATTTCTTTTGTTGAAAAAGGTTTAAATGCTCAAGCTGCTGGTGCTGCAGGTGTTATTGTTTACAATAATGCAGCTGGTACGATTAATATGGCATCTGATCCAGCTATTAAAATTCCATATATGTCTACACTTCAAGCAGATGGTCTTGCTATGAAAGCTGGATTAGATGCAGGAAAAGTAGTAACTGTTGCGTTTGATGGAAAATATTTGGATACGCCAAACCCTGAAAAAGGTAAAATGAGTTCCTTTACATCATGGGGTCCAACTCCCAACTTAGATTTCAAACCTGAAATCACTGCACCAGGTGGAAATATTTTCTCTACATTAAATGACAACGAATATGGGTTAATGAGTGGTACATCCATGGCTGCTCCACACGTAGCAGGCGGAACTGCACTAGTGTTAGAAAGAGTTAATGAGGAATTCGGACTTACTGGAGCTGCTCGTGTTCAATTTGCCAAAAACTTAATGATGAACACTGCTAAACCAGTAGAACTTAAAGCAGGTGAATATGTATCACCACGTCGCCAAGGTGCTGGGATTATGCAGCTAGCTAATGCTTTAGAAACGGATGTAATGGTAACAAATGCTTCAACTGGCGAAGCAAAAGTAGCTTTAAAAGAAATTAATGGTGGACAATTCAACTTCGCATTAAAGGCTAAAAACTTTAGTAATGAACAAAAAACATATGATGTGAAAGTTCAGTTGCAAGTGGATCGCCCAGTAAATGCTGGGGCTAATTTTGTTACAATTCCAAACAATGCAGCTTATGGATCATATGTATTGGACGAAACGGATGCAACAATTTCTGTACCTGCAACTGTGACTATTCCAGCTAACGGGGAGTCAACAATTAATGTAGCTGTAGACGCTTCCGGCTCTGAATGGTTACGTGAGTATTTCACAAATGGTTACTTCATTGATGGATTTGTTAAGCTAGTGGACCCTAATGAAGAGACTTCTGGAAATGTACCATTAACAGTACCTTTCTTTGGATTTAATGGTTCATGGGATGATGCACCAATCTTCGATCAATTTGCATGGGAAGATTTAACTTACTGGGGTTTCCAAGCTCTAGCTGATGAACAAGGAAACTTTATAAATGGTTCATCTCTAAGCGATGATTTCGATCCTACTAAATTCGCATTTTCTCCAAATGGAGATGGAACTTTAGATAAAGCTATTCCTGTTTATTCTTTATTACGTAACGCAAAAAACTTTGAAGTTAATATTCTAGATGCAAATGGTAAGAAGTTACGAACTATTCGTACGGAAAGATATTTGACGAAACATTATATTGATTCAGCAACTAGAGCTCCATACACTTATAATTCAGCCTATGGATGGGACGGTTTAATAAACGGTAAACCAGCTGCTGATGGACAATATAAAATCCAACTTAGAGGAGTTATTGATTTTGAAGGTGCACAATGGCAATCGATTGAATATCCAATCATTGTTGACACTAAAGCCCCTTCTGCTGATGTTACATTTGATCCATCTACAAAAACGTTAGCAATTGCTAATGCAAGTGATGACGGTGTTGGAATTGATCGTGTAGAAGTTTATGTAAATGATCAGGAAGTAACAGAAGCTGCTACTCTTGAGTCTTATGTGGTGGAACAAGCTCAGCCAGGAGATAAGCTGTCTGTTAAAGTTTGGGATATCGCAGGTAATGTGACTACAGAAGAGGCTTCAATAGGAAATGCAACAGAAACAAAAGAACCTGTTATCTTTATTCAATCACCAGAGGCATTAGGAACATATAATACTTCTAATATATTGGTAGAAGGAACTGTCGAAGATGATTCTGCTATCAAATCACTAAAAATAAATGGTGTAGCTGCAAAATCATTCGACGGTAAAGCTTTCTCACACACTTTAACATTCAATAGTGGTGTACACGATGTAAATGTGGAAGCAATCGATGAATTTGATAATAAAATGGCTATCACTCGTAAAATTATTGTAGACACAGAAAAACCAACTGTACAAGCAGTGAAAAAATCATTACCTAAAAATGTTAAAGCAGAAGATCCTAATCCAACAATACAAGTTCAAGTTGGTGATAACTTTGATGAGGTTCGTCTGTACTTGAATGGAAGTGAAGTATTCTATAATCCACTTTCTGAGCCATACGCAATGAAAGGCTACAATCATACTGTAGATGTAGAACTTCCATTAGAACCAGGTAATAATAACTTTGAACTAAAAGTGGTGGACTTAGCCGGTAACGAATCAGTACAAAATATTTCTGTTACGAAGCAAGAAGTAAAAGAAACAAAACCACCAAAAGGAAAAGATAAAAATTAA
- the nikB gene encoding nickel ABC transporter permease has translation MFLFIMKRLVQIVPVILGVTLVVFLIMQMVPGDPAVIMAGEGASKETINELREDLGLNKPLHEQYLSYVGNVFQGDLGNSLKNNQPVLDEIMIRLPITMELAFFSITITIVLGLIAGIISAVRPYSFSDITVMVIALLGISLPSFWLGLLLMYVFSVKLQWLPVAGWDSLAHIILPAITLGAGGAAIVARMTRSSMLEVVGQDYIRTAKAKGLKGQVIIYKHALRNALIPVITVVGLQFGSLLGGTVLVESVFAINGLGRMIVDAIRTRDIPMVQGGVLVASLVFVFVNLLVDVMYRVFNKRIDLN, from the coding sequence ATGTTTTTATTTATAATGAAACGCTTGGTGCAGATTGTTCCTGTCATATTAGGTGTCACCTTAGTTGTGTTTTTAATTATGCAAATGGTTCCCGGAGATCCGGCGGTTATTATGGCAGGGGAGGGAGCTTCGAAAGAAACTATTAATGAATTGAGAGAAGACTTAGGTTTAAACAAACCACTTCACGAACAATATCTTTCGTATGTAGGGAATGTATTTCAAGGAGATTTAGGAAATTCGCTCAAAAATAATCAACCTGTGTTAGATGAAATTATGATTAGACTACCTATTACAATGGAGCTTGCTTTTTTTAGTATTACTATAACAATAGTACTCGGACTAATTGCTGGAATTATTTCAGCAGTGAGACCATACTCATTTTCTGATATTACAGTAATGGTTATAGCGTTGCTTGGAATATCACTGCCAAGCTTTTGGTTAGGTCTATTACTGATGTACGTGTTCTCGGTTAAATTGCAGTGGCTGCCAGTAGCTGGGTGGGATAGTTTAGCACATATAATTTTACCGGCTATTACGCTTGGGGCAGGAGGAGCAGCTATTGTAGCGCGTATGACGCGTTCCAGTATGCTCGAGGTTGTTGGGCAAGACTATATACGTACCGCAAAAGCAAAAGGACTTAAAGGTCAAGTGATTATTTATAAACATGCTTTACGAAACGCATTGATTCCTGTTATTACAGTCGTTGGGTTACAGTTTGGTAGTTTACTAGGGGGAACTGTCTTAGTAGAATCAGTATTTGCCATAAATGGTTTAGGTCGAATGATAGTAGATGCAATACGTACACGTGATATTCCAATGGTACAAGGTGGAGTACTTGTAGCTTCTTTAGTTTTTGTATTCGTAAATCTATTAGTAGACGTTATGTATAGAGTGTTCAATAAACGAATCGATTTAAACTAG
- a CDS encoding response regulator transcription factor → MNILLVDDEALELEQLEYIMKPQFPNWTFYKAQDASIALQIAGKVTISLAFLDIQMPGKSGLELAKELKKNYEIDIIMVTAYQSFEYAQTSLRIGVNDYLTKPIVEDELLSLLEKYRKWSSQNDSIQEVLRIIREEFNEKLSLSIVANRIHLNATYLSRKFFEEVGIGFADYLNAYRLEMAKKLLVDHKEMSIAVISEKAGFNSQHYFSAMFKKQFGITPSEYRINPKKAVGYGI, encoded by the coding sequence ATGAATATCTTACTAGTTGATGATGAAGCCTTGGAATTAGAGCAATTGGAATATATTATGAAGCCGCAATTTCCTAATTGGACATTTTATAAAGCACAAGATGCGTCTATTGCGCTTCAAATAGCTGGAAAAGTTACTATATCTTTGGCTTTTTTAGATATACAGATGCCTGGTAAGAGTGGCTTAGAGCTTGCAAAAGAATTAAAGAAAAACTATGAAATCGATATTATTATGGTTACGGCTTATCAATCTTTTGAGTATGCACAGACATCTTTACGAATAGGTGTAAACGATTATTTAACTAAACCTATTGTAGAGGATGAATTGTTAAGTCTTCTTGAGAAGTATAGAAAATGGAGTTCCCAAAATGACTCCATTCAAGAGGTACTACGCATTATTCGAGAGGAATTTAATGAAAAGTTGAGCTTAAGTATTGTAGCCAATCGCATACACTTGAATGCTACTTATTTAAGTCGTAAATTTTTTGAAGAGGTTGGAATAGGTTTTGCAGATTATTTAAATGCTTATCGATTAGAAATGGCTAAAAAACTATTAGTGGATCACAAGGAGATGAGTATTGCAGTTATTTCAGAAAAAGCAGGATTTAATAGTCAGCATTATTTTAGTGCAATGTTTAAGAAACAGTTTGGAATAACACCATCCGAATATAGGATTAATCCAAAAAAAGCTGTAGGATATGGAATATGA